A stretch of Aedes aegypti strain LVP_AGWG chromosome 2, AaegL5.0 Primary Assembly, whole genome shotgun sequence DNA encodes these proteins:
- the LOC5577427 gene encoding serine/threonine-protein kinase GL21140 isoform X2 gives MEVSNHTTSTLSRSNSRTSSNSELEKELIDLEISGTINKSSTLKKRISSSRTPAKKAKRIRFYRNGDKFYSGSIIPVSGERYRSFDSLTEDLTRLLEDSVTLTGAIRTIYTLEGRKIEKLEDLEDGKSYVCSCNNEGFKKIDYNTTNNSNSTAKNANRLSRLIRPLSPIKNGSNGTTPLKEISSVVHPRLVTLIRNGVKPRKILRLLLNKRNSPTYDHVLQAITQCVKLDTGCVRKVFTLTGAPVLKLADFFGEEDVFFAYGNERVGNDDFELEPEERKTIQSNKKTLRSNTTRTGPKPKMPIKSHNDTFVCVDETLLNGVVSPDSLPLELQSKYTLGSIIGDGNFAVVLKLKDRSTNVEHALKIIDKSKCSGKGHYLAAEIRVMKKLNHPYIIQLIQDIETMNNMYLVLELVRGGDLFDAITRVTRFSENQSKIMMKHLASAMSYMHALSIVHRDIKPENLLVELDKDGNVVLLKLGDFGLACEVTEPLLSVCGTPTYVAPEILMETGYGVKIDVWAAGIILYILLCGFPPFVSPDNQQEQLFDAILNGFFDFPAPYWNNIGDSVRDLIINMLQSDPELRFSSEDILDHPWLTSNVVDDTRDPNGTA, from the exons ATGGAGGTAAGCAATCACACAACTTCGACCCTCAGTCGGAGCAATAGCCGAACAAGTTCAAATTCCGAACTGGAGAAGGAGCTGATCGACCTGGAAATCAGCGGCACCATCAACAAATCCAGTACACTCAAAAAACGGATCTCAAGCAGCCGGACGCCGGCGAAAAAAGCCAAGCGAATACGGTTTTATCGGAATGGTGATAAGTTCTATTCCGGTAGCATCATACCAGTATCGGGGGAGAGATATAG GTCATTTGATAGTCTAACAGAGGACCTAACGAGACTGTTAGAAGATAGTGTCACGCTGACGGGCGCCATTCGGACAATTTACACCCTCGAAGGCAGAAAGATTGAAAAACTCGAAGACCTCGAGGACGGTAAAAGCTACGTATGTTCCTGTAATAATGAAGGTTTCAAAAAGATAGATTACAACACTACCAATAATAGTAATTCAACGGCAAAGAATGCAAATAGACTGTCTAG GCTAATACGTCCATTATCGCCAATCAAAAATGGCTCCAACGGAACAACACCTCTCAAAGAAATTAGTTCCGTTGTGCATCCTAGGCTTGTAACTCTAATTAGGAACGGCGTGAAGCCTCGTAAG ATTCTTCGGTTGCTACTGAACAAACGTAACAGTCCAACGTACGACCACGTGCTGCAGGCGATCACGCAATGCGTCAAATTGGACACCGGCTGTGTGCGGAAGGTGTTCACCCTAACGGGGGCGCCGGTGCTCAAGCTTGCCGATTTCTTCGGCGAAGAGGATGTCTTCTTCGCCTACGGGAACGAACGGGTTGGGAACGACGACTTCGAGCTGGAGCCGGAGGAGCGAAAGACAATCCAATCGAACAAGAAAACCCTGCGGAGCAACACGACACGGACGGGACCCAAACCGAAGATGCCCATCAAGAGCCACAACGATACGTTCGTGTGCGTGGATGAAACGCTACTCAATGGGGTCGTTTCGCCGGACTCGTTACCGCTGGAACTACAGAGCAAATATACGCTGGGATCGATAATAG GTGATGGTAATTTTGCAGTGGTACTGAAACTCAAGGATAGGTCAACAAACGTTGAACATGCACTGAAAATTATCGACAAATCAAAGTGCTCAGGCAAG GGCCACTATCTCGCGGCGGAGATTCGTGTGATGAAGAAGTTGAATCACCCGTATATCATCCAGCTGATACAGGATATCGAAACGATGAACAACATGTACCTGGTGCTGGAGCTTGTTCGAGGTGGCGATCTGTTCGATGCCATAACGAGGGTAACGCGGTTTTCGGAAAATCAGTCCAAGATCATGATGAAGCATCTGGCTTCTGCCATGTCGTACATGCACGCCCTCAGTATCGTGCATCGGGACATCAAACCGGAGAACCTACTG GTTGAACTAGACAAAGATGGCAATGTAGTACTGCTGAAATTGGGTGATTTTGGACTGGCCTGCGAAGTTACCGAACCATTGCTATCGGTATGCGGAACTCCAACCTATGTAGCACCAGAGATCCTGATGGAAACTGGCTACGGAGTGAAG ATTGACGTCTGGGCAGCCGGTATTATACTGTACATTCTGCTGTGTGGCTTCCCACCATTTGTGTCACCGGACAATCAACAGGAGCAACTGTTCGATGCTATCCTGAACGGATTCTTTGACTTCCCGGCACCGTACTGGAACAATATCGGAGACAGTGTACGTGACCTCATTATCAACATGCTGCAATCCGACCCGGAGCTGCGGTTTTCCAGCGAAGACATTCTTGACCACCCATGGCTCACCAGCAACGTGGTGGACGACACACGCGATCCCAACGG TACCGCATGA
- the LOC5577427 gene encoding serine/threonine-protein kinase GL21140 isoform X1 has translation MEVSNHTTSTLSRSNSRTSSNSELEKELIDLEISGTINKSSTLKKRISSSRTPAKKAKRIRFYRNGDKFYSGSIIPVSGERYRSFDSLTEDLTRLLEDSVTLTGAIRTIYTLEGRKIEKLEDLEDGKSYVCSCNNEGFKKIDYNTTNNSNSTAKNANRLSRLIRPLSPIKNGSNGTTPLKEISSVVHPRLVTLIRNGVKPRKILRLLLNKRNSPTYDHVLQAITQCVKLDTGCVRKVFTLTGAPVLKLADFFGEEDVFFAYGNERVGNDDFELEPEERKTIQSNKKTLRSNTTRTGPKPKMPIKSHNDTFVCVDETLLNGVVSPDSLPLELQSKYTLGSIIGDGNFAVVLKLKDRSTNVEHALKIIDKSKCSGKGHYLAAEIRVMKKLNHPYIIQLIQDIETMNNMYLVLELVRGGDLFDAITRVTRFSENQSKIMMKHLASAMSYMHALSIVHRDIKPENLLVELDKDGNVVLLKLGDFGLACEVTEPLLSVCGTPTYVAPEILMETGYGVKIDVWAAGIILYILLCGFPPFVSPDNQQEQLFDAILNGFFDFPAPYWNNIGDSVRDLIINMLQSDPELRFSSEDILDHPWLTSNVVDDTRDPNGYRIISNLVF, from the exons ATGGAGGTAAGCAATCACACAACTTCGACCCTCAGTCGGAGCAATAGCCGAACAAGTTCAAATTCCGAACTGGAGAAGGAGCTGATCGACCTGGAAATCAGCGGCACCATCAACAAATCCAGTACACTCAAAAAACGGATCTCAAGCAGCCGGACGCCGGCGAAAAAAGCCAAGCGAATACGGTTTTATCGGAATGGTGATAAGTTCTATTCCGGTAGCATCATACCAGTATCGGGGGAGAGATATAG GTCATTTGATAGTCTAACAGAGGACCTAACGAGACTGTTAGAAGATAGTGTCACGCTGACGGGCGCCATTCGGACAATTTACACCCTCGAAGGCAGAAAGATTGAAAAACTCGAAGACCTCGAGGACGGTAAAAGCTACGTATGTTCCTGTAATAATGAAGGTTTCAAAAAGATAGATTACAACACTACCAATAATAGTAATTCAACGGCAAAGAATGCAAATAGACTGTCTAG GCTAATACGTCCATTATCGCCAATCAAAAATGGCTCCAACGGAACAACACCTCTCAAAGAAATTAGTTCCGTTGTGCATCCTAGGCTTGTAACTCTAATTAGGAACGGCGTGAAGCCTCGTAAG ATTCTTCGGTTGCTACTGAACAAACGTAACAGTCCAACGTACGACCACGTGCTGCAGGCGATCACGCAATGCGTCAAATTGGACACCGGCTGTGTGCGGAAGGTGTTCACCCTAACGGGGGCGCCGGTGCTCAAGCTTGCCGATTTCTTCGGCGAAGAGGATGTCTTCTTCGCCTACGGGAACGAACGGGTTGGGAACGACGACTTCGAGCTGGAGCCGGAGGAGCGAAAGACAATCCAATCGAACAAGAAAACCCTGCGGAGCAACACGACACGGACGGGACCCAAACCGAAGATGCCCATCAAGAGCCACAACGATACGTTCGTGTGCGTGGATGAAACGCTACTCAATGGGGTCGTTTCGCCGGACTCGTTACCGCTGGAACTACAGAGCAAATATACGCTGGGATCGATAATAG GTGATGGTAATTTTGCAGTGGTACTGAAACTCAAGGATAGGTCAACAAACGTTGAACATGCACTGAAAATTATCGACAAATCAAAGTGCTCAGGCAAG GGCCACTATCTCGCGGCGGAGATTCGTGTGATGAAGAAGTTGAATCACCCGTATATCATCCAGCTGATACAGGATATCGAAACGATGAACAACATGTACCTGGTGCTGGAGCTTGTTCGAGGTGGCGATCTGTTCGATGCCATAACGAGGGTAACGCGGTTTTCGGAAAATCAGTCCAAGATCATGATGAAGCATCTGGCTTCTGCCATGTCGTACATGCACGCCCTCAGTATCGTGCATCGGGACATCAAACCGGAGAACCTACTG GTTGAACTAGACAAAGATGGCAATGTAGTACTGCTGAAATTGGGTGATTTTGGACTGGCCTGCGAAGTTACCGAACCATTGCTATCGGTATGCGGAACTCCAACCTATGTAGCACCAGAGATCCTGATGGAAACTGGCTACGGAGTGAAG ATTGACGTCTGGGCAGCCGGTATTATACTGTACATTCTGCTGTGTGGCTTCCCACCATTTGTGTCACCGGACAATCAACAGGAGCAACTGTTCGATGCTATCCTGAACGGATTCTTTGACTTCCCGGCACCGTACTGGAACAATATCGGAGACAGTGTACGTGACCTCATTATCAACATGCTGCAATCCGACCCGGAGCTGCGGTTTTCCAGCGAAGACATTCTTGACCACCCATGGCTCACCAGCAACGTGGTGGACGACACACGCGATCCCAACGGGTATCGAATTATTTCCAATTTGGTCTTCTAG